The Pempheris klunzingeri isolate RE-2024b chromosome 1, fPemKlu1.hap1, whole genome shotgun sequence genome includes a region encoding these proteins:
- the eva1a gene encoding protein eva-1 homolog A, with the protein MSAPATGSPNMEVKVVSQEMALLSNILAAYTFIADQPERTALVFLGGVCVGLLVTLCAIVFQIHCRADCHYGNSNHPHHRHRSRHHHRRHHSCPHHQPTDNNPDSTAVVTAGGSGPAGDSESEGWDDTSDLSARRRRRFERALLHATMFTSAEELDRAQRLEERERILREIWMNGQPDISTVTQSLNRYY; encoded by the exons ATGAGCGCTCCAGCAACAGGAAGTCCAAATATGGAGGTGAAGGTGGTCTCCCAGGAGATGGCATTGCTTAGCAACATACTGGCAGCTTACACCTTCATTGCAG atCAACCTGAGAGGACAGCATTGGTGTTTCTGGGCGGTGTCTGCGTCGGCCTCCTTGTCACACTCTGCGCCATCGTCTTCCAGATACACTGTCGAGCAGACTGCCACTATGGCAACAGTAACCACCCTCATCATCGCCACAGGAGTAGGCATCATCACCGTCGCCATCACAGCTGTCCCCACCATCAGCCCACTGACAACAATCCAGACAGCACGGCTGTTGTTACCGCTGGGGGGAGCGGGCCTGCCGGGGACAGCGAATCAGAGGGCTGGGATGACACGTCTGACCTGTCGGCACGGAGACGCAGACGCTTCGAGAGAGCTCTGCTGCATGCCACCATGTTCACATCAGCTGAGG AGCTGGACCGGGCCCAGCGGCTAGAAGAGCGGGAAAGGATCCTCCGAGAGATCTGGATGAACGGACAACCAGACATCAGCACGGTCACTCAAAGCCTCAACAGATATTactga